A window of Exiguobacterium sp. FSL W8-0210 contains these coding sequences:
- a CDS encoding SLAP domain-containing protein — MHTSNEVFRPPLYFTEDMPIVKEDEYVFRHVAKQLPELQVNQMAIHLFQVLSRRPLQVIALFQNTLSRSFHLNDLVVLALSGDELVARKVLSIEEVPVILPMATLPLWLTFEEDDCFVDLEQLTEPLQLVFSSETLTELFIDDDFTEPEQRMIRQVAYSHPTPPADGWSLLPVSIMREPDTVTATVLVRNASDQTLTLEALAFELMNGETPLADVIHPGLSLPAHSQHAIRLRFACTATDVPAFGLRYLPPSS; from the coding sequence ATGCACACGTCGAATGAAGTGTTCCGTCCCCCGCTCTATTTCACGGAGGACATGCCGATCGTCAAGGAAGACGAATACGTCTTTCGTCACGTCGCGAAACAACTACCTGAGTTACAGGTCAATCAGATGGCGATCCATCTGTTTCAAGTCTTATCGCGTCGTCCACTTCAAGTCATCGCCTTATTCCAAAACACGTTGTCTCGGTCGTTCCATCTGAATGATCTCGTCGTCCTTGCGCTCTCCGGTGACGAACTCGTCGCTCGCAAAGTCCTCAGTATCGAAGAAGTTCCCGTCATTCTTCCGATGGCGACGTTGCCGCTCTGGTTGACGTTTGAAGAAGACGACTGTTTCGTCGACCTCGAACAGTTGACGGAACCGCTGCAACTCGTCTTCTCAAGTGAGACACTGACTGAGCTGTTCATCGACGATGACTTCACGGAACCCGAGCAACGGATGATTCGTCAAGTCGCTTATTCGCATCCGACACCTCCAGCAGATGGCTGGTCTCTCTTACCGGTCTCGATCATGCGCGAGCCGGATACTGTGACCGCGACCGTCCTCGTCCGTAATGCCAGCGATCAGACACTGACGCTCGAGGCGCTAGCGTTCGAACTGATGAATGGCGAGACGCCACTCGCAGACGTCATCCATCCTGGATTGTCTTTACCCGCTCATAGCCAACATGCGATTCGTCTCCGTTTCGCCTGCACCGCAACAGACGTCCCTGCATTCGGTCTCCGTTATCTTCCTCCCTCTTCCTAA
- a CDS encoding glycosyltransferase family 4 protein → MLWTASIVCFIAALLITPVVKRFAIAVGAVDSPDARKVHVRIMPRLGGLAIYIAFMIGYFILQPSSPYATHILVGGFVIILTGALDDRFQLNARLKLMGQIVAAVIVLNGGIRIEFINLPFDQQLYLGWWSVPLTFLWVIGITNAVNLIDGLDGLAAGVSSIVLLTLISLAVIQGNVYVTIVAILLLMSTFGFLFHNFYPAKIFMGDTGALFLGYMLGVLSLLGFKNVTLFSLAVPVILLGIPISDTLFAIVRRVLQGKPPFAPDKAHLHHRLLDLGFTMRQAVLVIYGLCAIFGMTAILFSQTNSIGAFVSLVMLLLVLDILVESLGLLGERYRPLLNLLERFTSK, encoded by the coding sequence ATGTTATGGACTGCGTCCATCGTCTGTTTTATCGCCGCCTTACTGATCACACCCGTCGTGAAACGCTTTGCGATTGCAGTCGGTGCCGTTGACAGTCCGGACGCGCGAAAAGTACACGTCCGAATCATGCCGCGACTTGGCGGATTAGCGATCTATATCGCCTTCATGATCGGTTATTTCATCTTACAACCTTCGAGTCCGTACGCGACGCACATTTTAGTCGGTGGATTCGTTATCATTTTGACCGGTGCACTGGATGATCGATTCCAACTCAATGCCCGTTTGAAGCTGATGGGGCAAATCGTTGCTGCCGTCATCGTCCTAAACGGTGGGATCCGGATCGAGTTCATCAATCTACCGTTTGACCAGCAGTTATATCTCGGATGGTGGAGTGTTCCGCTGACGTTCCTTTGGGTCATCGGGATCACGAATGCCGTCAACTTGATTGATGGATTAGACGGATTAGCAGCGGGTGTCTCGAGTATCGTCTTGTTGACATTGATCAGTCTTGCCGTCATTCAAGGAAACGTCTACGTGACGATCGTCGCGATTCTCTTATTGATGAGTACGTTCGGTTTTCTGTTTCATAACTTCTACCCAGCGAAGATTTTCATGGGTGATACCGGTGCCTTGTTCCTTGGCTATATGCTTGGTGTGTTATCACTCCTTGGATTCAAGAACGTGACGTTGTTCTCGCTTGCCGTTCCGGTCATTTTGCTTGGGATCCCGATTTCCGACACGTTGTTTGCGATCGTTCGACGGGTATTGCAAGGAAAACCACCATTTGCGCCGGATAAGGCCCATCTGCATCACCGATTGCTTGATCTCGGCTTTACGATGCGCCAAGCCGTGCTCGTCATCTATGGACTCTGTGCCATCTTCGGAATGACGGCGATTCTATTCTCGCAGACGAATTCGATCGGTGCCTTCGTCTCACTCGTCATGTTATTGCTCGTTCTTGACATTCTCGTCGAGTCGCTCGGTTTGCTTGGCGAACGTTATCGACCATTGTTGAATTTGTTGGAACGTTTTACATCGAAATAA
- a CDS encoding SGNH/GDSL hydrolase family protein: MKKTLLILSVVLNVVLLALLLGRKPLELFESVLPATSTTPVTTFQYDKNPNYVRLNSLFHTYRYPKSANAVMLGDSMTNFADWRILMEDPTIINFGIPGDTTEGFLTRLDLIIEMKPKRVFLMGGINDIRHYTPIPQITENMTTIVTTLRKNNIDVVIQSTVPVAPKYSDSVRINRDVEALNRNLQNLAQSLKVPFVDLRPVLTNKQGYLQNRLTYDGLHLVGGGYLRWSDALKPYALKTDLTANN, translated from the coding sequence ATGAAAAAGACACTCCTGATTCTATCTGTCGTCTTGAACGTCGTTCTCCTTGCATTGTTACTGGGACGTAAACCTCTCGAACTATTCGAAAGCGTCTTACCTGCAACGAGTACGACTCCAGTCACGACATTCCAATACGATAAGAACCCGAACTATGTCCGTTTGAATAGTTTATTCCATACTTATCGATACCCAAAATCAGCGAACGCTGTCATGTTAGGTGACTCGATGACGAATTTTGCCGATTGGCGCATCTTGATGGAGGATCCGACAATCATTAATTTCGGGATTCCTGGCGATACGACAGAAGGCTTTTTGACTCGCCTCGACTTGATCATCGAGATGAAACCAAAACGCGTCTTCCTGATGGGTGGTATCAATGATATTCGTCACTATACACCGATTCCGCAAATCACTGAGAACATGACGACGATTGTGACGACACTTCGAAAAAATAACATCGACGTCGTCATTCAGTCAACCGTTCCTGTCGCACCGAAGTATTCGGATTCCGTCCGAATCAACCGTGATGTCGAAGCGTTGAACCGGAATTTACAAAATCTCGCTCAATCGCTTAAGGTTCCATTCGTCGACTTACGACCTGTCTTGACGAATAAACAAGGATATCTTCAGAATCGCTTGACGTATGATGGATTACATCTCGTCGGTGGCGGTTATCTACGCTGGAGTGATGCGCTGAAACCCTATGCGCTGAAAACCGATTTGACAGCAAATAACTAA
- a CDS encoding alpha/beta hydrolase translates to MIHLYQAPKTADAPIFLFLHGTGGTEQDLVGLVSLLDSEAGYLSVRGEVSENGMPRFFKRLAEGVFDEEDLALRTARLIQFLRDQAAERGFDLDRLIPVGYSNGANIAANMLFEEALFKQAILLHPMVPRRGVTLPDLSDVRVFIGAGSNDPICPAQETEELSALLKQAGASVDVTWSNHGHQLVMPTIEAATDWLKH, encoded by the coding sequence ATGATTCATTTATACCAAGCACCAAAAACAGCAGACGCACCCATCTTTTTATTTTTACATGGCACAGGCGGAACGGAACAAGATCTCGTCGGACTCGTCTCGTTGCTCGATTCGGAAGCAGGTTACTTGTCCGTCCGCGGGGAAGTCTCGGAAAACGGGATGCCACGATTCTTCAAACGACTCGCAGAAGGCGTCTTCGATGAAGAAGACCTCGCTTTACGGACAGCACGTTTAATTCAGTTTTTACGTGACCAGGCAGCGGAGCGTGGTTTTGATCTCGATCGTCTGATTCCAGTCGGATATTCGAACGGTGCGAACATCGCGGCGAATATGTTGTTCGAAGAAGCCTTGTTCAAACAAGCGATTCTGTTGCATCCGATGGTACCACGTCGTGGTGTGACGTTACCTGATTTATCAGACGTGCGCGTCTTCATCGGCGCCGGAAGCAATGACCCAATCTGTCCGGCTCAGGAAACGGAAGAATTATCAGCACTCTTGAAGCAAGCCGGTGCATCAGTCGACGTCACGTGGTCGAATCATGGTCACCAACTGGTCATGCCAACGATTGAAGCGGCAACGGATTGGCTGAAACATTAA
- a CDS encoding Asp23/Gls24 family envelope stress response protein, whose amino-acid sequence MSYNLNNADGVVNVSQQVIEVIAGVAVQETEGIAFTADDSKLQEKQMVKLVKVEDVGGDITVSLSVHIKYGMSIIKTAGKVQERIAQDMENMLAFQPKAINVRVIGLLKG is encoded by the coding sequence ATGTCATATAATTTAAATAATGCGGACGGTGTCGTGAACGTCTCGCAACAAGTCATCGAGGTCATCGCAGGGGTAGCCGTTCAAGAAACGGAAGGCATCGCCTTTACAGCAGATGATTCGAAATTGCAGGAAAAACAGATGGTCAAACTCGTAAAAGTCGAAGATGTCGGTGGCGACATCACGGTCAGTCTGTCCGTGCATATCAAATACGGCATGTCGATCATCAAGACAGCTGGAAAAGTCCAAGAAAGGATCGCACAAGACATGGAAAACATGCTCGCGTTCCAACCAAAAGCGATCAACGTCCGCGTCATCGGACTCTTAAAAGGATAA
- a CDS encoding Rok-like winged helix domain-containing protein: MGNSEHIYRELMEIEEEYRRLQRRAEYLISELSRGTGEHSQEVAVTHERPLKQRRVNQRYPLEVYVHQISDLMRERESMTARDIQMELELRYRHQISNIYQLMAKVEQANPAIKKVGRGIYTYDPAAEVPIFM, from the coding sequence ATGGGTAACAGTGAACACATTTACCGCGAACTAATGGAAATCGAAGAGGAATACCGTCGTTTACAGCGGCGTGCCGAGTATTTGATCTCGGAATTAAGCCGTGGAACGGGAGAACATTCGCAAGAAGTCGCCGTCACACATGAGCGTCCGTTAAAGCAACGTCGCGTCAATCAGCGTTATCCACTAGAAGTCTATGTGCACCAAATCAGCGATTTGATGCGCGAGCGTGAATCGATGACAGCACGTGACATCCAAATGGAGCTTGAATTGCGTTACCGTCACCAAATTAGTAACATCTACCAATTGATGGCGAAAGTCGAACAGGCAAACCCTGCCATCAAAAAAGTCGGACGCGGTATCTATACATATGATCCAGCTGCTGAAGTACCGATCTTCATGTAA
- the pgmB gene encoding beta-phosphoglucomutase, producing the protein MAPTIEAVIFDLDGVITDTAEYHYLAWKQLGEDLDIPFDREFNETLKGVSRMDSLERILALGGKQNAFSEEEKLALAAKKNEHYVTLIQHISEQDLLPGITAFLDEIRNAGLKIGMASASKNALMVVEALKVRHYFDDIVDAATVAQSKPHPEVFLRAAEALDVEPSRCIGVEDATAGITAIHAAGMYAVGVGPESALHEADYRVDSTDLLSLEQILASRSLV; encoded by the coding sequence ATGGCACCAACGATCGAAGCGGTCATTTTTGATTTAGACGGCGTAATTACCGATACAGCAGAGTATCACTACTTAGCGTGGAAACAACTTGGAGAGGATTTGGATATCCCGTTCGACCGGGAATTCAATGAGACATTAAAAGGTGTCAGCCGGATGGATTCACTCGAGCGTATCCTTGCGCTCGGCGGAAAACAGAACGCTTTTTCGGAGGAAGAGAAGCTAGCACTTGCTGCGAAGAAAAATGAACACTACGTCACATTGATCCAACATATTTCTGAACAGGATCTTCTTCCTGGAATCACTGCATTCCTCGATGAAATCCGAAACGCTGGGCTGAAGATCGGAATGGCGTCCGCTTCTAAAAATGCGCTGATGGTCGTCGAGGCACTAAAGGTCCGACACTATTTCGATGACATCGTAGACGCTGCGACCGTTGCACAATCGAAACCACACCCTGAAGTGTTTCTCCGTGCTGCAGAAGCACTCGACGTCGAACCGAGTCGTTGCATCGGTGTAGAAGATGCGACAGCTGGCATCACTGCCATCCACGCTGCCGGCATGTATGCCGTCGGAGTTGGACCGGAGTCGGCGCTCCATGAGGCAGACTATCGTGTCGATTCGACAGATTTGCTATCCCTTGAGCAAATCCTCGCTAGTCGCTCCCTTGTCTGA
- a CDS encoding VOC family protein has product MKTQGIHHISAMVGDPQENLDFYGTILGLRFVKKTVNFDDPGTYHFYFGNESGAPGTIITFFPFKGMAKGQVGAGQVGTTAYAIPVGAADFWKARLTEKNVSFEETVRFGEQQIAFEDPHGLQIELVERKGPNSRYEIDSITREVAIKGFAGATLLSRDPSDTAKLLTDTFGLTLSKRTETVDRYIAEGEFGNVVDVVHGQMPVGRPGTGTVHHIAWRATDQKEQLDWMNAINAFGLLTTEVKDRNYFTSIYFHDRGRILHEIATDNPGFAIDEEFEMLGEDLKLPEQFEAHRTAITNHVTPITVPKGRLV; this is encoded by the coding sequence ATGAAAACGCAAGGCATTCATCATATCTCAGCGATGGTCGGCGATCCACAAGAAAATCTCGATTTTTACGGAACCATTCTCGGACTACGATTCGTCAAAAAAACGGTCAACTTCGATGATCCAGGAACGTACCACTTCTATTTTGGGAACGAATCCGGAGCACCGGGAACGATCATCACGTTCTTTCCGTTTAAAGGCATGGCAAAAGGACAGGTCGGTGCCGGACAAGTCGGAACGACAGCTTACGCGATTCCGGTCGGTGCAGCAGATTTTTGGAAAGCGCGACTGACAGAAAAAAACGTCTCGTTTGAAGAGACGGTTCGTTTCGGAGAGCAACAGATCGCCTTCGAAGATCCACATGGTCTCCAGATTGAACTCGTCGAACGCAAGGGACCGAACAGTCGCTATGAAATCGACAGCATCACACGTGAGGTCGCGATTAAAGGATTCGCGGGAGCGACGTTACTGTCACGGGATCCATCAGACACAGCAAAATTACTGACAGACACATTCGGCCTGACACTCAGCAAACGGACGGAAACCGTTGACCGGTACATCGCAGAAGGCGAGTTCGGGAATGTCGTTGACGTCGTTCATGGTCAAATGCCAGTCGGTCGTCCGGGAACGGGAACGGTTCACCATATCGCGTGGCGGGCGACGGATCAAAAGGAACAACTCGACTGGATGAACGCCATCAACGCGTTCGGTTTGCTGACCACTGAAGTGAAGGACCGCAATTACTTCACATCGATCTATTTCCATGACCGCGGTCGGATCCTCCATGAAATTGCGACCGACAATCCAGGATTCGCAATCGATGAAGAGTTCGAGATGCTCGGAGAAGACTTGAAGTTGCCGGAACAATTCGAAGCACATCGTACGGCGATCACAAATCATGTAACACCTATTACTGTACCGAAGGGGAGACTCGTATGA
- the secA2 gene encoding accessory Sec system translocase SecA2: protein MFQRVKQLLNDQSRRIHRYEKIVTTINSLEREMEQTSDQALRELTASLRERLQAGERIDAITPMAFALVREASKRTIGLRHYDVQLMGGLALLEGQIAEMATGEGKTLVASLASFTQALHGKGVHVITVNEYLAQRDAEQIGQIHRFLGLQVGINSAEATFEEKRIAYAADITYGVGTEFGFDYLRDHLIIEPTERLQRPLHFALIDEVDSILIDEAKTPLIMAERDSVHEGLQQLVRHVVQTFEDERDYTFDEEIKAVALTDQGIETIEEAFAIDHLFAAEHSVLFHYVIQALRAHVVLKRDVDYIVKDQKIALVDLFTGRLMEGRSLSDGLHQALEAKEGVPVTEENRTTAQITIQHYFRLYHQVAGMTGTAATSREEFQKTYGMDVVTIPSNRPKIRIDAEDVIFATRDEKLEAIALATKSAHVTGRPVLIGTSSIEQSLRVAKTLDTHELTYEILNAKTVDQEVRIIASAGQAGRITIATNMAGRGTDILLDETAQQQGGLFVIGTERHESIRIDNQLRGRAGRQGDPGLTQFYLSLEDELPRRFARDRLARVQQKVRDASGPLASRDVRDLLQFAQSTCESVNRSVRDELVQLEEVISEQRQAIYHLRNRIVDATSLEDIVQPFAGRVLPSILDQTLSDDLVPEEWPLALVMTELEQLLHQPVTLERLETIDEMKRQLEPLIAETEALLVAHVAAEKETVKRFILLALDEQWTRHLTAMNSLKEGIHLRSYGQEQPVRIFEREGMDYFEYAIASFEKQVLSGICRAEQTHDSEGELHHAHVE, encoded by the coding sequence ATGTTTCAACGTGTTAAACAGTTGTTGAATGATCAAAGTCGAAGAATTCATCGTTATGAGAAAATCGTAACGACGATCAATAGCCTAGAACGAGAAATGGAACAAACATCCGATCAAGCGTTACGTGAATTGACCGCCTCATTACGTGAGCGGCTACAAGCCGGGGAACGAATCGATGCGATCACACCAATGGCATTCGCCCTTGTCCGAGAAGCGAGTAAACGAACGATTGGCTTACGGCATTACGACGTGCAGCTCATGGGCGGTCTGGCATTACTTGAAGGACAAATCGCCGAGATGGCGACCGGTGAAGGAAAGACGCTCGTTGCTTCACTCGCGAGCTTCACTCAGGCGCTTCATGGAAAAGGTGTTCACGTCATTACCGTCAATGAGTATCTGGCACAGCGCGATGCTGAGCAAATCGGTCAGATTCACCGCTTTTTAGGGTTGCAGGTCGGAATCAATTCAGCTGAAGCTACGTTTGAGGAAAAACGGATTGCCTACGCAGCGGATATTACATACGGTGTCGGGACTGAATTCGGATTCGATTACCTGCGTGATCATCTGATCATAGAGCCGACGGAACGTCTGCAACGTCCGCTTCATTTCGCCTTGATCGACGAAGTCGATAGCATTTTAATCGATGAAGCGAAAACGCCACTCATTATGGCGGAACGAGACAGTGTCCACGAAGGGTTACAGCAACTCGTCCGTCATGTCGTCCAGACCTTCGAAGACGAGCGGGATTATACGTTCGACGAAGAGATTAAAGCGGTCGCCTTGACTGACCAGGGAATCGAGACGATCGAGGAGGCGTTTGCGATTGATCATCTGTTTGCTGCTGAGCACTCCGTCCTTTTCCATTACGTCATTCAAGCCTTACGTGCTCATGTCGTCCTCAAACGGGATGTCGACTATATCGTCAAGGATCAAAAAATCGCGCTCGTCGACCTCTTCACGGGTCGTCTGATGGAAGGACGCAGTCTATCCGACGGGTTACATCAGGCACTTGAAGCAAAAGAAGGTGTTCCCGTCACGGAAGAGAACCGGACGACGGCACAAATCACGATTCAGCATTATTTCCGTCTTTATCATCAGGTAGCAGGAATGACGGGTACAGCGGCGACGTCACGGGAGGAGTTCCAAAAGACGTACGGGATGGATGTCGTGACGATTCCATCGAATCGTCCGAAAATCCGGATCGATGCGGAGGACGTCATCTTTGCGACGCGTGACGAAAAATTAGAGGCAATCGCGCTGGCGACGAAATCGGCACACGTCACGGGACGACCGGTTCTGATCGGTACTTCGTCGATTGAACAGTCTTTACGCGTCGCGAAGACACTTGATACACATGAACTCACCTACGAGATCCTGAACGCAAAAACCGTCGATCAGGAAGTCCGGATCATCGCTTCAGCCGGACAAGCCGGTCGAATCACGATCGCCACGAACATGGCTGGTCGCGGAACGGATATCTTACTTGATGAAACGGCACAACAACAAGGCGGTTTGTTCGTCATCGGAACGGAACGCCATGAATCGATCCGGATCGATAACCAACTCCGTGGTCGGGCAGGTCGCCAAGGCGATCCCGGATTGACGCAATTTTATCTCTCACTCGAAGATGAACTGCCTCGTCGTTTCGCGCGCGACCGTCTCGCACGCGTGCAACAAAAAGTACGGGATGCTTCCGGTCCATTGGCTTCACGTGACGTTCGGGATCTATTGCAGTTCGCTCAGTCGACGTGTGAATCCGTCAATCGGAGTGTTCGAGATGAACTCGTCCAGCTCGAAGAAGTCATCAGTGAACAACGGCAAGCGATCTATCATCTCCGGAACAGAATCGTTGATGCGACGTCACTCGAGGACATCGTTCAGCCATTTGCAGGACGTGTCTTGCCGTCGATCCTCGACCAAACACTCTCTGACGATCTCGTTCCAGAAGAATGGCCACTGGCTCTCGTCATGACAGAACTCGAGCAACTGTTACATCAACCAGTCACGTTAGAACGACTGGAGACGATCGACGAGATGAAACGACAACTCGAGCCGCTGATTGCTGAAACCGAAGCCCTACTCGTTGCCCATGTTGCGGCTGAAAAAGAGACCGTCAAACGCTTCATCCTCCTTGCACTCGATGAGCAATGGACGCGCCACTTAACAGCCATGAACAGCTTAAAAGAAGGAATCCACCTCCGGAGTTACGGACAAGAGCAACCGGTCCGCATCTTTGAGCGGGAAGGCATGGATTACTTCGAATATGCCATTGCGAGTTTCGAAAAGCAGGTTCTTTCTGGTATCTGCCGCGCCGAACAGACACACGATAGCGAAGGAGAACTGCACCATGCACACGTCGAATGA
- a CDS encoding acyltransferase family protein, translating into MNRNPWFDNIKGFLVIFVVIGHMLTDLRFDYDGKLLETVYLLIYSFHMPLFIILSGYFFRENKYLRVIQLFAVYCVWQILIGSWATLGEGLPLFSGENIGTHLLRPYWALWYLFVMVVWYIVTPYVVHLRGYVWFGLAFALLYGFELENTGFLALRKLIMFYPYFLLGNYLSEHEFIRIFEMPKNFKRRMNVRLIGGVTFAAVMGFLLFEAWRDTPQEIVDFANAFKHRFPYAEQYDSDTWIGVLKHSVIYVLSIAASIGFMMLIPMRRLPLITRAGELSLYVYLLHVFFVMAWRQYVTDAFVPQAWLALLIMIGVALLIVGIIIHPLVVRVLRPLIEIDIRPIVEKREDLSK; encoded by the coding sequence ATGAATCGGAATCCGTGGTTTGATAATATCAAAGGTTTTCTTGTCATTTTCGTCGTCATTGGTCACATGCTGACGGATTTACGGTTTGATTATGACGGAAAGTTGCTTGAGACGGTTTATCTGTTGATTTACTCGTTTCATATGCCATTATTCATTATTTTAAGCGGTTATTTCTTCCGCGAAAACAAGTATTTACGTGTCATCCAACTATTTGCCGTCTACTGTGTCTGGCAAATCTTAATTGGATCTTGGGCGACGCTTGGAGAAGGATTGCCGCTCTTTTCCGGTGAAAACATCGGTACGCATCTCCTACGTCCCTACTGGGCACTTTGGTACCTGTTCGTCATGGTCGTCTGGTACATCGTGACGCCATATGTCGTTCACTTGCGTGGATATGTCTGGTTCGGTCTTGCCTTCGCCTTGCTGTATGGATTCGAACTCGAGAACACGGGATTCTTGGCACTTCGGAAGCTGATCATGTTCTATCCGTATTTCTTGCTCGGGAACTACCTATCGGAACACGAATTCATCCGCATCTTCGAGATGCCGAAGAACTTCAAGCGCCGGATGAACGTCCGCTTGATTGGTGGTGTGACGTTCGCAGCCGTCATGGGCTTCTTATTGTTCGAGGCGTGGCGTGACACACCGCAAGAGATCGTCGATTTCGCGAATGCCTTCAAGCATCGTTTCCCGTACGCTGAACAGTATGACAGTGACACGTGGATTGGGGTACTCAAGCATAGCGTCATCTATGTCTTGTCGATCGCGGCCTCGATCGGTTTCATGATGTTGATTCCGATGCGTCGCCTCCCGCTCATCACACGAGCTGGGGAACTCAGCCTCTACGTTTATCTACTCCATGTCTTCTTCGTCATGGCGTGGCGTCAATATGTGACGGATGCGTTCGTTCCACAAGCATGGCTTGCCTTACTGATCATGATTGGCGTCGCCTTGTTGATCGTTGGTATCATCATACACCCGCTCGTCGTCCGTGTCCTCCGTCCTTTGATTGAGATCGACATTCGCCCGATCGTCGAGAAACGGGAAGACCTTTCAAAATAA
- a CDS encoding N-acetylmuramoyl-L-alanine amidase, giving the protein MGKLPKTLRTALVLSLVSGCFASTSTVSAASGTTFTKTSYQTTDALNLRSSNSTSSKKLLTIPKTTKVTSSYRKGSWYKLSYKGKTGYVTGSYLKKIESGTSFSKTSYKTTDALSLRSAATTSSTRLLTIPKGADVQSSFKSGNWYKVTYANKTGYVSGSYLKKVTTPAKTTVYTTTDRLNFRSSPSTSGKVLTTIPSGTAVNSLAVKANWHTVQYQGKTGYVMGTYLKKGTSVPASTTGNVDYSGSKMYVLIPSGNSVALRASASTLSGQIARLGRGTPVVVTNSRHQTKGFVAVRTASGQSGYVDATYLTLFQPAPSNRPLLVLDPGHGGHDAGAVRYGVTERDIVLAVTKQVAERLAGKVDVTMSRYTNDYYPSLGERSALANSHATTAFVSVHINASTSTQAYGAETFYYKGASSINLARNVQQRLVSYAGMRDRSVHYANYAVIRGTKAPSILAELGFLSNSADRAKLTNASYQSRYAQAIADGILASL; this is encoded by the coding sequence ATGGGCAAATTACCTAAAACACTTCGGACCGCTCTAGTACTTTCGTTGGTATCCGGTTGCTTCGCCTCTACTTCTACTGTATCGGCTGCTTCTGGTACAACCTTTACGAAAACTTCGTATCAGACGACGGATGCTTTGAATCTACGTAGTTCGAACTCGACGTCTTCTAAAAAATTGCTGACGATCCCGAAGACGACGAAAGTCACGTCGAGCTATCGAAAAGGCTCTTGGTATAAGTTGTCATATAAAGGAAAGACGGGATATGTGACCGGATCTTATCTGAAAAAAATCGAGAGTGGCACTTCTTTTTCAAAGACGTCTTATAAGACGACGGATGCGCTATCCTTGCGCAGTGCGGCAACGACCTCTTCTACTCGATTACTGACAATCCCTAAAGGAGCCGATGTACAATCGAGTTTCAAAAGCGGGAATTGGTACAAAGTGACCTATGCAAATAAGACGGGTTATGTTTCTGGTTCTTATTTAAAGAAAGTGACTACACCAGCCAAAACGACGGTCTATACGACGACGGATCGCTTGAATTTCCGTTCGTCTCCTTCGACATCCGGAAAAGTCCTGACGACGATTCCGAGCGGGACTGCCGTCAATTCCCTCGCCGTTAAAGCAAACTGGCACACGGTCCAGTACCAAGGGAAAACGGGGTATGTCATGGGAACGTACCTGAAAAAAGGGACTTCCGTTCCTGCCTCGACGACTGGAAACGTTGATTATAGTGGATCAAAGATGTATGTGTTGATCCCGTCAGGCAATAGTGTCGCGCTTCGTGCGAGCGCGTCGACGCTCAGTGGTCAAATCGCTCGTCTTGGACGCGGTACTCCTGTCGTCGTCACGAATTCACGTCATCAAACGAAAGGGTTCGTCGCCGTTCGGACGGCAAGTGGTCAAAGCGGTTATGTCGATGCGACGTATCTGACGTTGTTCCAACCAGCACCATCGAATCGCCCACTTCTCGTCCTTGACCCGGGTCACGGCGGACACGACGCAGGTGCGGTTCGTTACGGTGTGACAGAGCGTGACATCGTCCTTGCTGTCACGAAACAAGTCGCCGAGCGTCTTGCCGGAAAAGTCGATGTGACGATGTCACGCTATACGAACGACTACTATCCGTCACTTGGAGAGCGAAGTGCCCTTGCGAACAGTCATGCGACGACTGCTTTCGTCAGTGTCCATATCAATGCTTCAACGAGTACGCAAGCATACGGAGCAGAGACCTTCTACTATAAAGGCGCCTCTTCGATCAACCTCGCTCGTAACGTCCAGCAACGCCTCGTCTCATACGCTGGCATGCGCGACCGAAGCGTCCACTATGCGAACTATGCCGTCATTCGTGGTACGAAAGCACCGTCGATTCTAGCGGAACTCGGTTTCCTCTCGAACAGCGCGGATCGGGCGAAACTGACGAACGCATCGTATCAGTCACGTTACGCGCAAGCAATCGCGGACGGCATTCTTGCCTCACTTTAA